In Sporosarcina sp. PTS2304, a genomic segment contains:
- a CDS encoding XylR N-terminal domain-containing protein → MKANHLLLQNVIDINPRTGIIKLHDKRMGLISVEALGILRNDLINTLGKERAKGFLMRYGWACGKRAAESLNEKYTWESTEELILAGPVMHMLEGIVTVETDILEIRGNHLYLTGYWKNSFEVANHIAENNMRNESICWTLIGYASGYLTETFGEPVVVYEKYCRGKGDAECYFIAETAKHCDEKYLIDQRYYQNESLQAVLEDVYSEIEQLNENIIEAEEVQNQLTELFLEDRDINDITSAISNVLRRSIVIDHYDEVYSSHFQSSEDEESYKKLKASKVVTNQQDGLFFESFLIKSNKVILGNLVVMGKQKLNHKEEMIIKRSLMVFTIQMYHQRKMTESLWNKREDFFDELLTNKVMDEKALSRQAALFGFNIDEPHRILVIKVIPPKMKERVLRFLTNKYPSFDLFLKDEYIIIITAETEEWDIGELPGNLMNDIEIQLPDAILHIGSGRQIDSIDKLRESYIDAKRICDFVQLTYPLSSRHATYKDFEGVMMFLKGTDHQELLHFYMNTIGSLVKYDEDNSGSLLITLKCYLDNNGNLQQTADDLHLSIAGLRYRIERIESLSDIDLKTGSGRFNGQLATRIYFGLKVMGN, encoded by the coding sequence ATGAAAGCTAATCATTTACTTTTACAAAATGTAATTGATATTAATCCTCGAACGGGAATTATTAAACTGCACGACAAAAGAATGGGCTTGATCTCTGTAGAAGCACTCGGCATACTCCGCAATGATTTGATCAATACATTAGGAAAGGAACGCGCAAAAGGCTTTCTCATGCGCTATGGTTGGGCATGCGGAAAAAGAGCTGCAGAATCGTTAAATGAAAAGTATACATGGGAATCTACAGAAGAGTTAATATTAGCGGGACCTGTCATGCATATGTTGGAAGGAATTGTAACCGTTGAAACAGATATTTTAGAAATCCGAGGTAATCACTTATATCTTACAGGTTATTGGAAAAATTCTTTTGAAGTTGCCAACCATATTGCTGAGAATAATATGCGAAATGAGTCAATATGCTGGACATTAATTGGCTACGCGAGCGGATATTTAACTGAAACCTTTGGCGAACCGGTAGTAGTCTACGAAAAGTACTGCAGAGGAAAAGGAGATGCGGAATGTTATTTTATCGCAGAAACTGCCAAACATTGCGATGAAAAATATTTAATCGATCAACGCTACTACCAAAACGAGTCTTTGCAAGCAGTTCTAGAAGATGTTTACTCGGAGATTGAACAGTTGAATGAAAACATCATCGAGGCGGAAGAAGTGCAAAATCAGTTGACAGAACTGTTTTTGGAAGACCGAGATATTAACGATATTACAAGTGCCATCAGCAATGTCTTGCGACGCAGCATTGTGATCGACCATTATGATGAAGTGTACTCATCCCATTTTCAAAGTTCTGAAGATGAAGAATCCTATAAGAAGTTGAAAGCAAGCAAAGTTGTAACCAATCAGCAAGACGGCTTGTTTTTTGAATCTTTTTTAATCAAAAGCAATAAAGTTATACTGGGCAATCTAGTCGTCATGGGAAAGCAAAAGTTAAACCATAAAGAGGAAATGATTATTAAAAGATCGTTGATGGTCTTTACGATCCAAATGTATCATCAACGCAAAATGACAGAGTCGCTTTGGAATAAAAGAGAAGACTTTTTTGATGAATTGCTGACGAATAAAGTAATGGACGAAAAGGCATTATCCAGACAAGCTGCTCTTTTCGGTTTTAACATAGACGAACCTCATCGTATTCTCGTCATAAAGGTGATTCCGCCAAAAATGAAAGAAAGGGTATTACGTTTTTTGACGAACAAATATCCGTCATTTGATTTGTTTCTCAAAGATGAATACATCATAATCATTACGGCTGAAACGGAAGAGTGGGACATCGGAGAGCTACCTGGTAACTTGATGAATGATATAGAAATACAGTTACCAGATGCCATTTTGCACATTGGTTCTGGACGCCAGATAGATTCCATTGATAAATTACGAGAGAGTTATATAGATGCTAAAAGAATTTGCGACTTTGTACAGCTGACGTATCCGCTGAGTAGCAGACATGCGACATATAAAGACTTTGAAGGAGTCATGATGTTCTTGAAAGGAACTGATCATCAAGAACTACTGCATTTCTACATGAATACAATCGGTTCATTGGTAAAATATGACGAAGACAACTCCGGAAGTCTATTAATTACATTGAAATGTTATTTAGATAATAACGGCAACCTTCAACAGACAGCTGACGATTTACATCTATCCATTGCCGGTTTACGCTACCGTATTGAAAGAATTGAGTCATTGAGTGACATCGATCTGAAAACAGGATCAGGCAGATTCAATGGTCAATTGGCAACAAGAATTTATTTCGGCTTAAAAGTGATGGGGAATTAA
- a CDS encoding acetyl-CoA C-acyltransferase, with amino-acid sequence MREVVIVDAVRTPIGRYKGQFKSVRPDDLGAIVIKSLVERNPALSPELIDDVMMGNANGSGEDNRNVARMSLLLAGLPETVSGTTINRLCGSSLDAVSLAARSILSGECDVIIAGGTESMTRAPFVMGKPETDFPRGDLGLIDTTMGWRFKNPQLDQMYGTETMPQTAENVATQYNVSREDQDAFAYRSQQLAKKAMESGRFTDEIIPVTITDRKGVETVIDTDEHPRPDTTIDKLTKLRPLFPEGTVTAGNASGINDGASGVLMMSAEMAEKLNLKPLVKFVGSATAGLAPSVMGLGPIYSTKKLMDKYNLTAADFDLVEINEAFASQSIECVKQLELDIDKVNVNGGAIALGHPLGASGTRILTTLIYEMKKRDATLGLASMCIGVGQGISVVVENIK; translated from the coding sequence ATGCGCGAAGTAGTAATTGTGGATGCAGTAAGAACACCTATCGGCCGGTACAAAGGTCAGTTCAAATCTGTACGTCCAGATGACTTAGGGGCAATTGTTATTAAGTCGCTGGTCGAGCGTAATCCCGCACTGTCCCCTGAGTTGATCGATGATGTAATGATGGGAAATGCGAATGGATCTGGAGAAGATAATCGCAACGTCGCAAGAATGTCGTTATTGCTTGCGGGATTGCCCGAAACCGTGAGTGGTACAACTATCAATCGGCTGTGCGGTTCAAGTCTAGATGCAGTAAGTCTGGCGGCACGTTCGATTTTATCTGGAGAATGTGATGTCATCATTGCAGGGGGAACAGAAAGCATGACCCGCGCTCCTTTTGTCATGGGCAAACCAGAGACTGATTTTCCGCGCGGGGATTTAGGATTGATCGACACAACTATGGGCTGGCGTTTTAAAAATCCTCAACTAGATCAAATGTATGGAACAGAAACGATGCCTCAAACTGCCGAAAATGTAGCAACCCAATATAATGTATCAAGAGAAGATCAAGATGCCTTCGCCTATCGTAGTCAACAACTGGCAAAGAAAGCAATGGAATCGGGTCGTTTTACTGACGAAATCATCCCGGTAACGATTACCGATCGTAAAGGTGTAGAAACAGTTATCGACACCGATGAACACCCTCGTCCGGACACAACGATAGATAAGCTGACTAAGTTACGTCCGTTATTTCCTGAAGGAACTGTGACTGCGGGGAACGCGAGCGGTATAAATGACGGCGCTTCCGGCGTCTTAATGATGAGTGCAGAAATGGCTGAAAAGCTTAATCTGAAACCATTAGTGAAATTTGTAGGGTCGGCCACTGCTGGTTTGGCGCCTTCTGTTATGGGGCTAGGACCCATCTATTCAACAAAGAAATTGATGGATAAATATAATCTGACGGCTGCTGACTTTGATTTAGTTGAAATCAACGAAGCATTTGCCTCGCAGTCTATTGAGTGCGTAAAACAGCTAGAGCTGGATATTGACAAAGTAAATGTAAACGGCGGCGCAATTGCTTTGGGACATCCGCTTGGGGCGAGCGGAACACGTATTTTAACGACGCTTATTTATGAGATGAAAAAAAGAGACGCTACATTAGGCCTCGCTTCTATGTGTATCGGAGTCGGTCAAGGAATTTCAGTAGTTGTCGAAAATATAAAATGA
- a CDS encoding 3-oxoacid CoA-transferase subunit B, which yields MGNSRELIAKRAAAELTPYSFVNLGIGIPTLVADFIDEELYTLHTENGMLGVTSVEDEAIDPFIVNAGKLPVGEAIGASYFSSADSFAMIRGGHIDVAILGALQIDSKGRIANWAIPGKDIIGVGGAMDLLEGAKKIIITTNHVANDGSPKIVDECTFPITSERVAETIITDMAVFNWRGEHFELVELMGDSTIEEVQANTTAYFTINEQLLQEGNV from the coding sequence TTGGGTAATAGTAGAGAACTCATCGCAAAACGTGCCGCAGCTGAACTTACACCCTATTCTTTTGTAAACTTGGGGATTGGTATTCCGACATTGGTTGCAGATTTTATCGACGAAGAGTTATACACATTGCACACGGAAAATGGTATGTTAGGTGTGACATCCGTCGAAGATGAGGCCATTGACCCTTTCATCGTAAATGCCGGAAAGTTGCCTGTCGGCGAAGCGATAGGAGCTTCGTATTTCAGTAGTGCAGATTCGTTTGCGATGATTCGTGGCGGCCATATTGATGTAGCTATATTAGGTGCATTGCAAATTGATTCAAAAGGTAGAATAGCGAACTGGGCGATACCGGGAAAAGATATTATCGGTGTTGGCGGGGCGATGGATTTGCTGGAAGGTGCGAAAAAAATTATCATTACGACCAATCATGTAGCGAACGACGGCAGTCCGAAAATCGTCGATGAATGCACGTTCCCTATTACGTCTGAGCGCGTAGCTGAAACGATTATTACGGATATGGCTGTATTTAATTGGCGGGGAGAGCATTTTGAACTGGTCGAATTGATGGGTGATAGCACGATTGAAGAAGTGCAAGCCAATACAACTGCTTATTTTACAATTAACGAGCAGTTGTTGCAGGAGGGAAACGTATGA